A genome region from Dickeya chrysanthemi NCPPB 402 includes the following:
- the pgpB gene encoding phosphatidylglycerophosphatase B has translation MYDLARRTLIGTISLMVLPILVWSIGWQWQPTVSGWWLNPLFWMTETVSAPWGILTSLVLSAWFLWLLRLPARQALVLLTILFTSVVAGQGIKSAMKNWTQEPRPFVVWLEQAHQVDDRYFYSLPVDERAGLLEQQLQQASSLPQWQRQHWQEQSDYAFPSGHAMFAVTWALLAVGLLWTRRHYMTVALIILWANSVIASRLLLGMHWPQDVAAAAVISAGVSLVAVWLAHRWCGPLRATGTPQKATVYRRPAHPDA, from the coding sequence ATGTACGACCTCGCCAGACGCACCCTGATTGGCACAATATCATTGATGGTGTTGCCCATACTGGTCTGGAGCATCGGATGGCAATGGCAGCCGACCGTATCGGGATGGTGGCTCAACCCCTTATTCTGGATGACGGAAACCGTGTCGGCGCCTTGGGGAATATTGACCAGCCTGGTGTTATCGGCGTGGTTTTTATGGCTATTGCGTTTACCTGCCCGCCAGGCGCTGGTGCTGCTGACGATACTGTTTACCAGCGTAGTCGCGGGGCAGGGGATTAAATCGGCGATGAAAAACTGGACGCAAGAGCCCCGGCCGTTTGTCGTCTGGCTGGAGCAAGCACATCAGGTGGATGACCGTTATTTTTATTCGCTTCCTGTCGATGAGCGCGCCGGCTTGCTGGAGCAGCAACTGCAGCAGGCGTCATCATTGCCGCAGTGGCAGCGTCAGCACTGGCAGGAACAATCGGATTACGCTTTCCCATCCGGCCATGCCATGTTTGCCGTCACCTGGGCGCTATTGGCGGTGGGATTATTGTGGACTCGCCGCCACTACATGACGGTGGCGTTAATCATATTGTGGGCGAACAGTGTGATTGCCAGTCGCTTGTTGCTGGGGATGCACTGGCCACAAGATGTGGCGGCTGCGGCGGTGATCAGCGCCGGCGTGTCGCTGGTTGCTGTCTGGCTGGCGCACCGCTGGTGTGGCCCGCTTCGCGCTACCGGTACGCCGCAAAAGGCAACCGTCTATCGTCGGCCGGCCCATCCGGATGCCTGA
- the gstA gene encoding glutathione transferase GstA: MKLYYKPGSCSLFPHIILHETRAKFTLVNVDLRTKKTEQGSDYLQINPKGMVPALALDDGTILTENIAIALYLADKAPQYNLIAPSSTIHHYRAIEWLAYISTELHKSFSPLLRPGTPELYKDLLKSYLEQRFRYLNQVLSEHDYLVGNRFGVADAYLFTISRWAHDLKFDLIQFPALTAYLERVSGRPAVEKALTAEGLDVKF; encoded by the coding sequence ATGAAACTCTATTACAAACCGGGAAGTTGCTCACTATTTCCTCACATCATCCTGCATGAAACCCGGGCCAAGTTCACTTTGGTGAACGTCGACCTGCGTACCAAGAAAACCGAACAGGGAAGTGACTATTTGCAGATCAACCCAAAAGGCATGGTACCTGCGCTGGCCCTGGATGATGGAACCATCCTGACTGAAAACATTGCGATTGCCCTGTATCTGGCCGACAAAGCGCCGCAATATAATCTGATCGCGCCATCCAGCACCATTCACCATTACCGAGCCATTGAGTGGCTGGCGTATATCTCTACCGAACTGCACAAATCCTTTAGTCCCCTGTTACGCCCCGGCACGCCGGAGCTGTACAAAGATTTGCTGAAAAGCTATCTGGAGCAGCGCTTCCGTTACCTGAATCAGGTACTGAGCGAGCACGATTATCTGGTGGGCAATCGGTTTGGCGTGGCGGATGCTTACCTGTTCACCATTTCTCGCTGGGCGCACGATCTGAAGTTCGACCTGATTCAGTTCCCGGCGTTGACGGCTTATCTGGAGCGTGTTTCTGGACGGCCGGCGGTAGAGAAAGCACTGACGGCGGAAGGGCTTGATGTTAAATTCTGA
- the acnA gene encoding aconitate hydratase AcnA — MSSQPYGDACLATLTVHKRTYQYWSLPLAAQWLGDLDRLPKSLKILLENLLRHLDGDTVQDADLQALADWQRDGHADREITFHPARVLMQDFTGVPAVVDLAAMRDAVQRLGGKVSRVNPLTPVDLVIDHSVTVDHFGNEHALEENTRLEMVRNHERYAFLRWGQKAFRHFRVVPPGTGICHQVNLEYLAKAVWSSQQDDVLLAYPDTLVGTDSHTTMINGLGVLGWGVGGIEAEAAMLGQPVSMLIPDVVGVRLSGRLREGITATDLVLTVTQMLRQHGVVGKFVEFFGEGLAHLPLADRATLANMAPEYGATCGFFPIDDITLDYLRLTNRGDEQIALVEAYCREQGLWRHAGDEPRFSSVLELDMTSVETSLAGPKRPQDRVTLPEVPRAFNASRELELTTKTSATTVASTAEKDPATPLAPGAVVIAAITSCTNTSNPSVMIAAGLLARNAVERGLKVKPWVKSSLAPGSRVVSDYLELAGLTEPLAQLGFYLVGYGCTTCIGNSGPLPEAIESAIREDDLTVAAVLSGNRNFEGRIHPLVKTNWLASPPLVVAYALAGNIALDLTRQPLGEDTQGQPVYLRDIWPSADAVADTVQTVSAGLFSKAYASVFDGTPAWQAIEVGEEPTYRWPADSTYIRRTPFFDPMQKAPAPVQDICGAHILAMLGDSITTDHISPAGSIRPDSPAGRYLQEHGVEPSAFNAYGARRGNHEVMMRGTFANVRIRNDMVPDKEGGFTRHVPSQSVTTIYDAAVRYREQHIPLAVIAGKEYGSGSSRDWAAKGPRLLGVRVVIAESFERIHRSNLIGMGILPLEFLNGENRKTLNLTGDEQIEIRNLSDLTPGATVAVTLTRPDGEPLIIQTRCRIDTGTELTYFRHDGILHYVIRRMLGDSQHV; from the coding sequence ATGTCATCTCAACCCTATGGCGATGCTTGTCTCGCTACCCTTACGGTCCATAAGCGCACTTATCAATACTGGAGTTTACCGCTGGCGGCACAATGGCTGGGGGATCTTGATCGATTACCCAAATCGCTAAAGATTCTGTTGGAAAATCTGTTGCGCCATCTGGATGGCGACACGGTGCAGGATGCCGACCTGCAAGCGCTGGCGGACTGGCAACGCGATGGTCACGCGGATCGCGAAATCACTTTTCATCCCGCCAGAGTGTTAATGCAGGATTTTACCGGTGTGCCGGCGGTGGTAGATCTGGCGGCGATGCGTGATGCGGTGCAGCGATTGGGCGGAAAGGTCAGCCGGGTGAACCCATTGACGCCGGTGGATCTGGTCATCGACCATTCGGTCACGGTGGATCATTTCGGCAATGAACATGCGCTGGAAGAAAATACCCGCCTGGAAATGGTCCGTAATCATGAGCGTTACGCCTTTTTGCGCTGGGGGCAGAAAGCCTTTCGGCATTTTCGGGTGGTGCCGCCGGGCACGGGGATCTGCCATCAGGTCAATCTGGAGTATCTGGCGAAAGCGGTCTGGAGCAGCCAGCAAGATGATGTGTTGCTGGCTTACCCGGATACGCTGGTCGGCACCGATTCGCACACCACCATGATCAACGGACTCGGGGTTCTGGGCTGGGGCGTTGGTGGTATCGAAGCGGAAGCGGCGATGCTCGGGCAGCCGGTATCGATGCTGATCCCCGATGTCGTCGGCGTGCGGTTGAGCGGCCGATTGCGTGAAGGTATCACCGCGACCGATCTGGTGTTGACTGTGACTCAGATGCTGCGCCAGCACGGCGTGGTGGGTAAATTTGTTGAGTTCTTCGGCGAGGGGCTCGCCCATCTGCCGCTGGCGGATCGCGCCACGCTGGCCAATATGGCGCCGGAGTATGGCGCGACCTGCGGCTTTTTCCCAATAGATGACATCACGCTGGATTACCTGCGGCTAACCAACCGTGGTGATGAGCAGATCGCGCTGGTGGAAGCGTATTGCCGCGAGCAGGGATTGTGGCGTCATGCGGGGGATGAGCCACGTTTTAGCAGTGTGCTGGAGCTGGATATGACGAGCGTTGAAACCAGTCTGGCCGGCCCTAAACGTCCACAGGACCGGGTAACGCTGCCTGAAGTGCCGCGTGCGTTTAACGCCAGCCGGGAACTGGAATTGACGACGAAAACCAGTGCAACCACCGTTGCCTCAACGGCGGAAAAAGACCCGGCGACGCCACTGGCGCCCGGCGCGGTGGTGATTGCCGCCATCACTTCTTGTACCAATACCTCGAACCCCAGCGTGATGATCGCGGCGGGATTGCTGGCGCGTAATGCCGTCGAGCGCGGGTTGAAGGTCAAACCCTGGGTGAAATCCTCGCTGGCGCCCGGATCGCGGGTGGTTTCAGACTATCTGGAGCTGGCCGGGTTGACCGAACCACTGGCACAACTGGGCTTTTATCTGGTGGGATACGGTTGCACTACCTGCATCGGTAATTCCGGGCCGCTGCCGGAGGCCATCGAAAGCGCGATTCGTGAGGATGATCTCACCGTGGCGGCGGTGTTATCCGGTAACCGTAACTTTGAAGGGCGCATCCATCCGCTGGTAAAAACCAACTGGCTGGCCTCGCCACCGCTGGTGGTGGCTTACGCGTTGGCTGGGAACATCGCGCTGGATCTGACTCGCCAGCCGCTGGGCGAGGACACACAAGGGCAGCCGGTCTATCTGCGTGATATTTGGCCGTCTGCCGATGCGGTGGCGGATACGGTGCAGACGGTGAGTGCCGGTTTGTTCAGCAAAGCCTATGCGTCGGTATTTGACGGCACGCCCGCCTGGCAGGCGATCGAGGTGGGTGAGGAACCGACCTACCGTTGGCCGGCCGATTCCACCTATATTCGACGTACGCCATTTTTCGACCCTATGCAAAAAGCGCCCGCGCCGGTGCAGGATATCTGTGGCGCACATATTCTGGCAATGTTGGGTGATTCGATCACCACCGATCATATCTCGCCGGCAGGCAGTATCCGGCCTGATAGCCCGGCTGGCCGTTATCTGCAGGAGCACGGCGTGGAGCCGTCGGCGTTTAATGCTTACGGCGCGCGGCGCGGCAACCATGAGGTGATGATGCGCGGCACTTTTGCCAATGTACGCATCCGCAACGACATGGTCCCGGACAAAGAGGGCGGCTTTACCCGCCATGTACCGTCGCAGTCGGTCACGACGATCTATGACGCGGCGGTACGCTACCGTGAACAGCACATACCGTTGGCGGTCATTGCCGGTAAGGAGTACGGTTCGGGTTCCAGCCGGGACTGGGCGGCAAAAGGTCCGCGCCTGCTGGGCGTGCGGGTAGTGATTGCCGAGTCGTTTGAGCGTATTCACCGTTCCAACCTGATTGGCATGGGCATTTTGCCACTGGAGTTTCTGAATGGCGAAAACCGCAAAACGCTGAATTTGACCGGTGACGAGCAGATTGAGATTCGTAATCTGTCAGATCTGACGCCGGGGGCGACGGTTGCGGTGACGCTTACCCGTCCGGATGGTGAGCCGTTGATCATCCAGACCCGCTGCCGCATTGATACCGGTACCGAGCTGACCTATTTTCGCCATGACGGCATCCTGCACTATGTTATCCGCCGTATGCTGGGTGATTCACAGCATGTCTGA
- the ribA gene encoding GTP cyclohydrolase II: MQLKRVAEAKLPTPWGDFLMVGFEETATGRDHLALVYGDISSPEPVLARVHSECLTGDALFSLRCDCGFQLEAALNHIAEEGRGVLLYHRQEGRNIGLLNKIRAYALQDQGADTVEANHQLGFAADERDFTLCADMFKLLNVQAVRLLTNNPKKVAILSEAGINIVARVPLIVGRNPKNEHYLATKAAKMGHLLDSK, from the coding sequence ATGCAGCTAAAACGGGTGGCGGAAGCCAAACTACCCACCCCGTGGGGCGATTTCCTGATGGTAGGATTCGAGGAAACAGCGACCGGGCGCGATCACCTGGCGTTGGTTTACGGTGATATTTCCAGTCCCGAACCGGTACTGGCCAGAGTACACTCAGAATGTCTGACCGGGGATGCACTGTTTAGCCTGCGTTGTGATTGCGGTTTTCAGTTGGAAGCAGCGTTGAATCACATTGCCGAAGAAGGACGTGGCGTATTGCTGTATCACCGTCAGGAAGGACGCAATATTGGCCTGTTGAACAAGATCCGTGCCTATGCCTTGCAGGATCAAGGCGCCGACACGGTCGAGGCTAATCATCAACTGGGCTTTGCCGCCGACGAACGCGATTTCACGTTGTGCGCCGACATGTTTAAATTATTGAACGTGCAAGCGGTTCGCCTGCTCACCAACAACCCGAAGAAAGTGGCTATCCTGAGCGAAGCGGGCATCAATATCGTAGCGCGCGTACCGCTGATTGTCGGCCGCAACCCAAAAAACGAACACTACCTGGCGACCAAAGCCGCTAAAATGGGCCATCTGCTGGATAGCAAATAA
- the pdxY gene encoding pyridoxal kinase PdxY — translation MKNILSIQSHVVFGHAGNSAAEFPMRRMGVNVWPLNTVQFSNHTQYGQWTGCVMPAEHLTEIAQGISNIDHLKDCDAVLSGYIGSPEQGGHILEVVRRVKAANPRAIYFCDPVMGTPEKGCIVPAGVTDFHCNQSLQASDMIAPNLPELELLSGCTIHTLEEAVQASRELCQRGPNLVLVKHLSRAATRQDSFEMLLVTPESAWHIQRPLVDFGPRQPVGVGDLTSGLLLVNLLKGATPQQALEHTTAAVYEVMLVTKEMAQYELQLVAAQEGIVQPRHHFQAVRL, via the coding sequence ATGAAAAACATACTGTCGATTCAGTCTCACGTGGTTTTCGGTCATGCCGGCAACAGCGCGGCGGAATTTCCCATGCGCCGGATGGGCGTCAATGTCTGGCCGCTGAATACCGTGCAATTCTCTAACCACACGCAATATGGGCAATGGACTGGCTGCGTTATGCCTGCTGAGCACCTGACGGAGATAGCTCAGGGCATCAGTAATATTGATCATCTTAAAGATTGCGACGCGGTGTTGAGTGGCTATATCGGTTCGCCGGAACAGGGCGGCCATATTCTGGAGGTGGTGCGCCGGGTGAAAGCGGCGAATCCACGAGCCATTTATTTTTGTGACCCGGTGATGGGCACGCCGGAAAAAGGCTGCATTGTGCCGGCAGGTGTGACCGATTTTCACTGCAACCAGTCATTGCAGGCGAGCGATATGATTGCGCCCAACCTGCCGGAACTGGAGCTGTTGAGCGGCTGCACGATTCACACGCTGGAAGAGGCGGTACAGGCCAGCCGCGAGCTGTGCCAACGAGGGCCGAATCTGGTACTGGTCAAGCACTTGAGCCGCGCGGCTACCCGCCAGGATAGTTTTGAAATGCTGCTGGTTACGCCGGAAAGCGCCTGGCATATTCAGCGCCCGCTGGTGGATTTCGGCCCGCGCCAGCCGGTCGGTGTAGGCGACCTGACCAGTGGTTTATTGCTGGTGAACTTGCTGAAAGGGGCAACGCCGCAGCAAGCGCTGGAACACACGACGGCAGCGGTATATGAAGTGATGCTGGTGACGAAAGAGATGGCGCAGTATGAACTGCAACTGGTGGCGGCGCAGGAGGGGATCGTGCAGCCACGTCACCATTTTCAGGCGGTTCGTCTTTAG
- a CDS encoding LapA family protein, producing the protein MKYMLIFFLVLAVFIVSITLGAHNDQMITFNYLLAQGEYRLSTLLAMLFAAGFALGWVICGLFYLRLRIALGREQRKIKRLEQQLSAPESASGATSAESATH; encoded by the coding sequence GTGAAATATATGCTGATTTTTTTTCTGGTGCTGGCGGTATTCATCGTATCGATTACGCTGGGAGCGCATAACGATCAGATGATTACTTTCAACTATTTGCTGGCGCAGGGGGAATACCGGTTGTCTACGTTGCTGGCAATGTTGTTTGCCGCCGGTTTTGCACTCGGCTGGGTGATCTGCGGCCTGTTTTATCTGCGTCTGCGCATTGCGCTGGGGCGCGAACAACGTAAAATCAAACGTCTTGAGCAGCAACTGTCTGCCCCGGAGAGCGCCAGCGGTGCGACCTCCGCTGAGTCCGCTACCCACTAA
- a CDS encoding ABC transporter substrate-binding protein, whose translation MTIDKGWLASILGALSFAAVSVQAAVVPAGVQLADKQELVRANGSEPASLDPHKVESDVEGNLTHDFFEKLISVRDDGTVVPGLAERWENKDNQVWTFHLRPGLKWSDGSPITADDVVFSWQRLVDPKTLSPYQTYVGSMHVLNAGDIIAGKKSPQELGIKALDPQTVQVTLDQPLSYFLPMVDHYVMVTVPKAAIEKLGDKWTQTTHFVGSGPFVPVEWVVNERITAKRNTNYWDNAHTVLNKVTYLVIVSNTAEVNRYKAGEVDATYTMPNQLFKSLQQELPNEVKVSPFLSTYIYRFNTQKPPFNDPRVRRALDLALDKGVIADKVLGQGQVPAYNYVPRGMAGYTSNQPEWASWTQQQRNAEAKKLLKEAGFDESRPLKFQLLYNTSESHQKIAIAAASMWKQNLGVEATLMNQEWKTLLDTSRIGNFELVRGSWGADYNEPSTYFDTLRANDSNNSGKFNDKAYDDVLDKAVKASSLDERNVFYHQAEAILQQQMPLIPIYYYVRSQMVKPYVGGFKPDLKGDYYSKDIYIIKH comes from the coding sequence ATGACAATAGACAAGGGTTGGCTGGCATCCATCCTGGGTGCGTTGAGTTTTGCTGCGGTTTCGGTACAGGCGGCAGTGGTGCCTGCCGGTGTACAACTGGCGGATAAGCAGGAACTGGTGCGTGCCAACGGTTCCGAACCGGCATCGCTGGATCCGCACAAAGTGGAAAGTGATGTGGAAGGTAACCTCACCCACGATTTTTTCGAAAAACTGATATCGGTGCGTGATGACGGTACGGTAGTGCCCGGTTTAGCCGAACGCTGGGAAAATAAAGATAACCAGGTCTGGACGTTCCATTTGCGTCCGGGGCTGAAATGGTCTGACGGCAGCCCGATTACCGCGGATGATGTGGTGTTCAGTTGGCAGCGTCTGGTCGACCCTAAAACCCTGTCGCCGTACCAGACGTATGTCGGCAGTATGCATGTGTTGAATGCCGGCGACATTATCGCGGGCAAAAAGAGCCCGCAAGAGTTAGGCATCAAGGCGCTGGATCCGCAGACGGTACAGGTTACGCTGGATCAGCCGTTGTCTTACTTCCTGCCGATGGTGGATCACTATGTGATGGTCACCGTTCCTAAAGCCGCGATTGAGAAATTAGGCGACAAGTGGACCCAAACCACTCATTTTGTCGGCAGCGGGCCGTTTGTGCCGGTCGAATGGGTCGTCAATGAGCGTATTACCGCCAAGCGCAACACGAATTACTGGGATAATGCCCATACGGTGCTGAACAAAGTGACCTATTTGGTCATTGTTTCCAATACAGCAGAGGTGAATCGTTACAAAGCCGGGGAAGTGGATGCCACCTATACCATGCCCAACCAGTTGTTTAAATCGTTGCAACAGGAATTGCCGAATGAAGTGAAGGTTTCACCGTTTCTCTCGACGTATATCTACCGCTTCAATACCCAGAAACCGCCGTTCAATGACCCGCGTGTAAGACGCGCGTTGGACCTGGCGCTGGATAAGGGGGTGATTGCCGATAAGGTCCTGGGGCAAGGGCAGGTCCCGGCGTATAACTATGTGCCGCGCGGTATGGCCGGTTATACCAGCAACCAGCCGGAATGGGCGAGCTGGACGCAGCAGCAGCGTAATGCCGAAGCGAAAAAGCTGCTGAAAGAAGCGGGCTTTGATGAGAGCCGCCCGCTGAAATTCCAGTTGCTGTACAACACGTCCGAATCGCATCAAAAGATCGCCATCGCCGCCGCCTCGATGTGGAAGCAGAATCTCGGCGTGGAAGCCACGTTGATGAATCAGGAGTGGAAAACCCTGCTGGATACCTCACGCATCGGTAACTTTGAGTTGGTGAGGGGGTCTTGGGGAGCCGACTATAACGAGCCGTCGACCTATTTTGATACCCTGCGCGCCAATGACAGTAATAACAGCGGCAAGTTTAATGACAAAGCCTACGACGACGTGCTGGACAAAGCGGTGAAAGCATCGTCGCTGGACGAGCGCAACGTGTTTTATCATCAGGCGGAGGCTATCCTGCAACAGCAGATGCCGCTAATCCCGATTTACTACTATGTGCGCAGCCAGATGGTGAAGCCGTATGTGGGCGGGTTTAAGCCGGATTTGAAAGGGGATTACTACAGTAAGGATATCTACATCATCAAACATTGA
- the tyrS gene encoding tyrosine--tRNA ligase — translation MMASNLIQQLQERGLVAQVTDEGALAERLAQGPIALYCGFDPTADSLHLGHLVPLLCLKRFQMAGHKPVALVGGATGLIGDPSFKAAERKLNTEDTVQEWVEKIRRQVAPFLDFDCGDNSAVAANNYDWFGSMNVLTFLRDIGKHFSVNQMINKEAVKQRLNRDDVGISFTEFSYNLLQGYDFASLNALHGVELQIGGSDQWGNITSGIDLTRRLHQKQVFGLTVPLITKSDGTKFGKTESGAVWLDPKKTSPYKFYQFWINTADADVYRFLKFFTFLDIDVINALEEEDKNSGVAPRAQYVLAEEVTRLVHGEEGLVAAKRITQSLFNGNLSDLTEADFAQLAQDGVPMVELATGADLQQALVDSELQPSRGQARKTIASNAITINGEKQSDPEYTFTDADRLFGRYTLLRRGKKNYCLVCWKD, via the coding sequence TTGATGGCAAGCAATCTGATTCAACAATTGCAAGAGCGGGGCCTGGTGGCTCAGGTTACGGACGAGGGCGCGTTAGCAGAGCGACTGGCGCAGGGGCCAATTGCACTGTATTGCGGCTTCGACCCGACCGCCGACAGCTTGCATTTGGGACATCTGGTGCCGCTGCTGTGCCTGAAACGCTTTCAGATGGCCGGCCACAAACCGGTAGCGCTGGTTGGCGGCGCAACGGGATTGATTGGCGACCCAAGCTTCAAAGCTGCCGAGCGTAAGCTGAATACCGAAGATACGGTGCAGGAATGGGTAGAGAAAATCCGTCGTCAGGTCGCCCCTTTCCTGGATTTCGACTGCGGCGATAACAGTGCCGTAGCGGCCAATAACTACGACTGGTTCGGTTCCATGAACGTGCTGACGTTCCTGCGTGATATCGGCAAGCACTTCTCCGTCAACCAGATGATTAACAAAGAAGCGGTTAAACAGCGTCTGAATCGGGATGATGTGGGTATCTCTTTCACCGAGTTTTCCTATAACCTGTTGCAGGGCTATGATTTCGCCTCGCTGAATGCGCTGCATGGCGTGGAATTGCAGATCGGCGGTTCCGATCAATGGGGCAATATCACCTCCGGGATCGACCTGACCCGTCGTCTGCATCAGAAGCAGGTGTTCGGTTTGACGGTTCCGCTGATCACCAAGTCCGACGGCACCAAATTCGGTAAAACCGAGAGCGGTGCGGTATGGTTGGACCCGAAGAAGACCAGCCCGTACAAGTTCTATCAGTTCTGGATCAACACTGCCGACGCCGATGTGTACCGCTTCCTGAAGTTCTTCACCTTCCTTGACATTGATGTCATCAATGCGTTGGAAGAAGAGGACAAAAACAGCGGTGTAGCGCCGCGCGCTCAGTATGTACTGGCGGAAGAAGTGACTCGTCTGGTGCATGGCGAAGAGGGGCTGGTGGCGGCTAAACGCATCACCCAGAGTCTGTTTAACGGTAATCTGAGTGACCTGACCGAAGCCGATTTTGCTCAATTGGCGCAGGATGGCGTGCCGATGGTTGAGCTGGCGACCGGCGCGGATTTACAGCAGGCGCTGGTTGATTCCGAATTGCAGCCCTCGCGCGGGCAGGCACGCAAAACCATTGCATCCAACGCGATCACTATCAACGGTGAAAAACAGTCTGATCCGGAATACACCTTTACGGATGCTGATCGTTTGTTTGGCCGTTACACCTTGCTGCGTCGGGGTAAGAAAAACTATTGTCTGGTCTGCTGGAAAGACTGA
- the lapB gene encoding lipopolysaccharide assembly protein LapB gives MLELLFLLLPVAAAYGWYMGRRGAQQDKQDETNRLSRDYVAGVNFLLSNQQDKAVELFLDMLKDDSNTFEAHLTLGNLFRSRGEVDRAIRIHQALTESASLSFEQRLLAVQQLGRDYMVAGLYDRAEEIFKQLVDEEDFRVSALQQLLQIHQSTSDWPNAIDTAEKLVKLGKTQLRSEIAHFYCEQALQAMGSDDLDKAVAMLKKASAADSQCARVSIMLGRIYMAQQNYPQAVAMLQQVLDQDTELVSETLPLLQECYRYLQQPEGWAAFLRRCVEEKSGSSADLMMADVLEQYESTESAQTYVTRQLQRHPTMRVFHRLIDYHLREAEDGRAKESLLVLRNMVGEQIQAKPRYRCHKCGFTSQSLYWHCPSCRTWASVKPIRGLDGE, from the coding sequence ATGCTTGAACTGCTGTTTCTGTTGCTGCCGGTTGCCGCCGCCTATGGCTGGTATATGGGGCGCAGGGGTGCACAGCAGGACAAACAGGATGAAACCAACCGCTTGTCGCGCGACTATGTCGCCGGGGTGAACTTTCTGTTGTCTAACCAGCAGGATAAAGCCGTCGAGCTGTTTCTCGACATGCTGAAAGACGATAGCAATACCTTTGAAGCGCACCTGACCCTGGGCAATCTGTTTCGCTCGCGCGGCGAAGTGGATCGCGCTATCCGCATCCATCAGGCGCTTACCGAAAGCGCGTCACTCAGTTTTGAACAGCGCCTGCTGGCGGTGCAGCAACTGGGGCGCGACTACATGGTGGCCGGGTTGTACGATCGCGCGGAAGAAATTTTCAAACAATTGGTGGATGAAGAGGATTTTCGCGTCAGTGCGTTGCAGCAACTGTTGCAAATTCATCAATCTACCAGCGACTGGCCGAATGCCATCGATACCGCTGAAAAACTGGTCAAGCTGGGCAAAACCCAGCTACGCAGTGAAATCGCCCACTTCTATTGTGAACAGGCGCTACAGGCGATGGGCAGCGATGATCTGGATAAGGCCGTGGCAATGTTGAAAAAAGCATCTGCGGCGGATAGCCAATGCGCCCGCGTGTCTATCATGTTGGGGCGTATTTATATGGCGCAGCAGAATTATCCTCAGGCGGTTGCCATGCTGCAGCAAGTGCTTGATCAGGATACCGAGCTGGTTAGCGAAACCTTACCCCTGTTGCAGGAGTGCTATCGTTACCTGCAGCAGCCGGAAGGGTGGGCGGCGTTTCTTCGCCGTTGCGTGGAAGAGAAAAGTGGCTCCAGCGCGGATCTGATGATGGCGGATGTGCTGGAACAGTATGAGAGCACGGAGTCGGCGCAAACCTACGTCACGCGCCAATTGCAGCGACACCCCACCATGCGGGTGTTCCATCGGCTGATTGATTACCACCTGCGTGAAGCGGAAGATGGCCGCGCCAAAGAAAGCCTGTTGGTACTGCGCAATATGGTTGGCGAGCAGATTCAGGCTAAACCGCGTTATCGCTGCCATAAATGCGGATTTACATCGCAGTCGCTCTACTGGCATTGTCCTTCCTGCCGTACCTGGGCCAGCGTCAAACCCATTCGCGGGCTGGATGGGGAATAA